In one window of Dokdonia sp. PRO95 DNA:
- a CDS encoding ATP-binding protein, with protein sequence MAAGDKQSYSFSLITASYISIVFAILIVTLELLREGEPSWQAPAIGVGLCFVISFLIIHYRTQFFIIKGVKEIYDNIKLLEDVSFVPDNITTDMASLSEEVERYAKRKKIEISSLRIQDEYRRDFLGNVAHELKTPLFTVQGYILTLLDGAINDKAVRKKYLQRAEKGVERLIYLVNDLDMITKLEVGDLNINYEYFDIIELVENTFEMLEMKAARRNITLAFDAPYDDGVMVNADKERMQQLLTNLIENSIKYGKENGTTEVSVQDLIQNKVLVRITDNGEGVESVHIPRLFERFYRVDKSGNRKVGGSGLGLSIVKHIIEAHEERVYVESEFGVGSEFSFTIEKAEELS encoded by the coding sequence ATGGCCGCAGGAGATAAGCAGTCGTACTCATTCTCTCTTATTACGGCAAGTTATATATCAATAGTATTTGCGATACTTATTGTTACACTTGAGTTGTTGCGGGAGGGCGAGCCATCCTGGCAGGCGCCAGCGATAGGTGTGGGGCTATGCTTTGTTATTTCTTTTTTAATTATCCATTATAGAACTCAGTTTTTTATTATAAAGGGAGTTAAAGAGATTTATGATAACATAAAACTGCTTGAGGATGTGAGTTTTGTGCCAGATAATATTACCACAGACATGGCTTCCTTATCTGAGGAAGTAGAGCGTTATGCAAAACGTAAGAAAATAGAAATATCATCTTTACGTATTCAAGATGAATATAGACGTGACTTTCTTGGAAACGTAGCACATGAATTAAAAACACCTCTTTTTACTGTACAAGGATATATTCTCACGCTTTTGGATGGAGCTATAAATGATAAAGCAGTACGTAAAAAATATCTACAACGTGCCGAAAAAGGTGTGGAGCGTCTCATTTACCTAGTAAATGATTTGGACATGATTACAAAGCTGGAAGTGGGCGACCTCAATATAAACTATGAGTATTTTGACATTATAGAGCTGGTGGAAAATACCTTTGAAATGTTAGAAATGAAAGCTGCAAGGAGGAATATCACACTTGCTTTTGATGCGCCTTACGATGATGGCGTGATGGTCAATGCAGATAAAGAACGTATGCAACAACTACTTACTAACCTTATAGAAAACTCTATAAAGTATGGTAAAGAAAACGGAACGACAGAAGTAAGCGTGCAAGATCTAATTCAGAATAAAGTCCTGGTGCGCATTACAGATAATGGTGAGGGAGTAGAGAGTGTACATATCCCTAGACTTTTTGAGCGTTTTTATCGTGTAGATAAATCTGGTAATCGTAAAGTAGGAGGTTCGGGTCTAGGCCTGTCTATTGTCAAGCACATCATTGAAGCGCATGAAGAAAGAGTGTATGTTGAAAGTGAATTTGGGGTGGGCTCTGAGTTCTCTTTTACCATTGAAAAGGCCGAAGAATTGAGTTAA
- the trmB gene encoding tRNA (guanosine(46)-N7)-methyltransferase TrmB, with translation MGSKNKLKRFRENETFSNVVQPTREELVDGTFPLKGKWNKDFFKNENPIVVELGCGKGEYSVGLAQSYPDKNFVGIDIKGARFWRGAKTAIEDNLTNVGFMRTQIELIEHAFAKAEIDEIWITFPDPQIKYKRTKHRMTNTEFLQKYKRVLKPGGCVNLKTDSEFMHGYTLGLLHGEGHEILEANHNVYKNEYSPKEVVGIQTFYEKQYLEQGKPITYIKFRVK, from the coding sequence GTGGGAAGTAAAAATAAGCTTAAGCGTTTTAGAGAAAATGAGACTTTTTCAAATGTAGTACAACCTACAAGGGAAGAACTCGTAGATGGTACATTCCCATTAAAGGGTAAATGGAATAAAGACTTTTTTAAAAATGAGAACCCTATCGTAGTCGAGCTAGGTTGTGGTAAAGGAGAATATTCTGTGGGGCTCGCGCAATCTTATCCAGATAAAAACTTTGTGGGTATTGATATAAAAGGTGCCCGTTTTTGGAGAGGAGCAAAAACAGCAATAGAAGACAACTTGACTAACGTAGGTTTTATGCGTACGCAAATTGAGTTGATTGAGCACGCTTTCGCGAAAGCGGAAATAGATGAAATATGGATTACTTTTCCAGATCCTCAAATTAAGTACAAGCGCACAAAACACAGAATGACTAATACGGAGTTTCTCCAAAAGTATAAGCGTGTGCTTAAACCAGGCGGTTGTGTAAACTTAAAAACTGACTCTGAGTTTATGCATGGTTACACCTTAGGGTTACTTCACGGCGAAGGTCACGAGATTTTAGAGGCAAATCATAATGTGTATAAGAATGAATACTCTCCTAAGGAAGTGGTAGGTATTCAAACTTTTTATGAAAAACAATATCTAGAACAAGGAAAACCAATTACTTATATTAAATTTAGAGTTAAGTAA
- a CDS encoding LysE family transporter produces MEITKLFLITFFAALAGVIPPGLINMSVAKTCVERGRNNGLLVAIGASFIVIIQALIAVLLAKYIFGNPFVQNMLLRTGLVIFLIMAVFFFMKAKRGKVPKVKLSKNRGLKSLGKGMMISVLNILPIPYFCALGAALNVSGKVEYDIVAITFFVLAAALGTFTALYFYVIFFARIQSRATTFTKYSNYFMAGLMVILMIITLVRTIYFE; encoded by the coding sequence TTGGAGATAACAAAACTCTTCTTAATTACATTTTTTGCTGCTTTAGCAGGAGTTATCCCTCCTGGTCTAATAAATATGTCGGTTGCAAAAACCTGTGTAGAACGTGGTCGCAATAATGGATTGCTAGTTGCTATAGGGGCATCATTTATTGTAATTATACAGGCACTTATTGCTGTACTGCTGGCTAAATATATTTTTGGCAATCCATTTGTTCAAAATATGTTATTGAGAACAGGGCTTGTAATTTTCTTAATAATGGCGGTGTTCTTCTTTATGAAGGCAAAGCGGGGGAAGGTTCCTAAAGTAAAGCTATCTAAAAATAGAGGACTCAAGAGTCTAGGTAAAGGGATGATGATCTCTGTCCTTAATATCCTGCCCATACCATATTTTTGTGCCCTAGGCGCTGCCTTAAATGTGAGTGGTAAAGTAGAGTACGATATTGTAGCTATTACGTTTTTTGTGCTAGCGGCAGCATTGGGAACCTTTACGGCGCTTTATTTTTATGTGATATTTTTTGCAAGAATTCAGAGTAGAGCAACCACTTTTACAAAGTATTCTAATTACTTTATGGCTGGTCTTATGGTGATATTAATGATTATTACACTAGTAAGAACTATCTACTTCGAATGA
- a CDS encoding MGMT family protein codes for MNYTPKTENFFTKVYAVAAQIPYGRVTSYGAIAKYLGAARSSRMVGWAMNGAHTHSEVPAHRVVNRVGLLTGKHHFAQTNLMQQLLENEGVEVVDDKIVAFKKHFWDPSVELSPYF; via the coding sequence ATGAATTATACACCAAAAACCGAAAATTTCTTTACAAAGGTCTACGCGGTTGCTGCCCAGATACCTTATGGTCGTGTAACAAGTTATGGGGCTATTGCAAAGTACTTAGGAGCTGCGAGAAGTAGCCGTATGGTGGGGTGGGCAATGAATGGTGCACATACACATAGTGAAGTCCCTGCTCACAGAGTTGTAAATCGGGTGGGTCTACTTACGGGTAAGCATCATTTTGCACAAACTAATCTTATGCAACAGCTACTAGAAAACGAGGGTGTAGAGGTGGTAGATGATAAGATTGTGGCATTTAAAAAGCACTTCTGGGACCCTAGTGTGGAGTTGTCACCATACTTCTAG
- a CDS encoding Mrp/NBP35 family ATP-binding protein, which produces MKLQKNDILEALKTITAPGAGENMVDSGAVTNVLTFGDEVIVDITINNPTLQARKKAEVDIMKTIHDKVFAKAQVKVNVKVNAPAKDESNEIKGKEIPGIKNIVAIASGKGGVGKSTVTSNIAVTLAKMGFKVGILDADIYGPSVPIMFDVANERPLSVTVDGKSKMKPVESYGVKVLSIGFFTKPDQAVIWRGPMAAKALNQMIFDAAWGELDFLLLDLPPGTGDIHLSIMQSLPITGAVVVSTPQNVALADAKKGVAMFQQESINVPVLGIVENMAYFTPDELPDNKYYIFGKEGAKNLADDLGVRLLGEIPLVQSIREAGDVGRPAALQANTPTMLAFDELTKNVVEETVRRNKSLPATEAIKITTMAGCSAVKN; this is translated from the coding sequence ATGAAACTACAAAAAAACGATATTCTTGAGGCTTTAAAAACCATAACAGCTCCAGGTGCTGGAGAAAACATGGTAGATAGTGGTGCTGTTACAAACGTACTTACGTTTGGTGATGAGGTGATAGTAGATATTACTATTAATAACCCAACGTTACAAGCACGTAAAAAGGCAGAGGTTGATATTATGAAAACCATACACGATAAAGTGTTTGCAAAAGCACAAGTGAAGGTTAATGTAAAAGTCAACGCACCAGCCAAAGATGAAAGCAACGAGATAAAAGGAAAGGAAATTCCAGGTATTAAAAATATCGTAGCTATTGCTTCTGGAAAAGGAGGAGTGGGTAAATCTACAGTGACTTCAAATATCGCGGTTACACTTGCAAAAATGGGATTCAAAGTAGGAATTCTAGATGCAGATATCTATGGTCCTTCTGTACCTATTATGTTTGATGTAGCAAATGAGAGACCACTTTCTGTTACCGTAGATGGTAAGTCAAAAATGAAGCCTGTAGAGAGTTACGGAGTAAAAGTACTGTCTATCGGATTTTTTACTAAGCCAGATCAAGCGGTTATCTGGAGAGGGCCTATGGCGGCAAAAGCTCTTAATCAAATGATTTTTGATGCTGCTTGGGGTGAACTAGATTTCTTACTGTTAGACCTTCCTCCGGGAACTGGAGACATACACTTGAGCATTATGCAATCACTACCTATTACAGGAGCGGTTGTTGTGAGTACACCTCAAAATGTGGCACTTGCAGATGCAAAGAAAGGTGTAGCGATGTTCCAGCAAGAAAGTATCAATGTCCCAGTACTTGGTATCGTTGAGAACATGGCTTACTTTACGCCAGATGAGTTACCAGATAATAAATATTACATCTTCGGAAAGGAAGGAGCAAAGAATCTTGCCGATGATTTAGGCGTACGTTTACTGGGAGAAATACCATTAGTACAGAGTATACGTGAAGCAGGAGATGTAGGTCGTCCAGCTGCATTACAAGCAAACACGCCTACAATGCTAGCCTTTGATGAGCTTACTAAAAATGTTGTTGAAGAAACTGTACGCCGCAACAAAAGCCTACCAGCAACAGAGGCTATAAAGATTACTACCATGGCAGGTTGTTCTGCTGTAAAGAATTAA
- a CDS encoding NifU family protein, producing the protein MTGAELTQKVEEALQEIRPFLQSDGGDITLLGIDNDTVVRVQLQGACVGCSVNQMTLKSGVEMTIKKHAPQIEEVINVKA; encoded by the coding sequence ATGACCGGAGCAGAGTTAACCCAAAAAGTAGAAGAGGCACTTCAAGAAATTCGTCCGTTTTTACAGAGTGACGGTGGAGATATTACCCTTTTGGGCATAGATAACGATACCGTTGTACGTGTCCAATTGCAAGGGGCTTGTGTAGGATGCTCTGTAAATCAAATGACACTTAAAAGTGGCGTGGAGATGACTATAAAAAAGCATGCTCCGCAGATAGAAGAAGTCATTAATGTTAAGGCTTAA